The Ananas comosus cultivar F153 linkage group 2, ASM154086v1, whole genome shotgun sequence genome contains a region encoding:
- the LOC109706655 gene encoding uncharacterized protein LOC109706655 isoform X1: protein MGEYSLPRQGRAAKKTSWRRTVATQAALCLALYGAFAVGRLQKPPGHGRRETLDLHFLSVAGLPRHPQLQTQLLLQMDKAAKIFKAKFVLNIGELEEDDPFWHNATMYFRFLRIPWYTITVSQRQRYGNFVKRIALPHEQVLELIGIDTGSLQGFMHADNQSKISNEQVQWLQETLELSDSNWRIVVGFDPLMICDEEHTTERAKFYEPLHSLFIRHGVNAYLSTRGCVGYFYHDGTIMHIGNPTPSDKRRGAFLANKNVNNTSEVSNGFLVHRVTPLEIGSYLIDSEGRVALKSVVQQNGRGVM, encoded by the exons ATGGGAGAGTACAGTCTTCCCCGCCAGGGGCGGGCAGCAAAGAAGACGTCGTGGCGGCGGACGGTGGCGACGCAGGCGGCGCTCTGTCTGGCGCTGTACGGCGCATTCGCCGTCGGCCGGCTGCAGAAGCCCCCCGGCCATGGTCGAAGGGAGACGCTGGATCTTCACTTCTTGAGCGTCGCCGGACTGCCTCGGCATCCCCAGCTGCAGACCCAACTCCTCCTGCAG ATGGATAAGGCAGCGAAGATCTTCAAAGCAAAGTTTGTGCTGAATATTGGTGAACTTGAGGAGGATGATCCTTTTTGGCATAAT GCAACTATGTACTTCCGATTCTTGAGGATTCCCTG GTACACTATTACAGTTTCGCAACGACAACGATATGGAAACTTCGTAAAGAGAATTGCATTACCACACGAACAAGTTTTAGAACTTATTGGTATAGATACAGGGTCACTACAA GGATTCATGCATGCGGATAATCAAAGCAAGATTTCTAATGAACAAGTGCAGTGGTTGCAAGAGACTTTAGAACTAAGCGACAGTAACTG GCGCATTGTTGTTGGATTCGATCCGTTAATGATTTGCGATGAGGAGCATACAACAGAAAGAGCAAAGTTTTACGAGCCTTTACATAGTCTCTTTATTAGACATGGGGTG AATGCATACCTGAGCACACGAGGATGTGTCGGCTATTTCTATCACGACGGAACCATCATGCACATTGGGAATCCTACTCCTTCAGATAAAAGGCGTGGAGCTTTCTTGGCAAACAAAAATGTTAACAATACCAG TGAAGTGTCCAATGGCTTCCTTGTACACAGAGTTACTCCTCTAGAAATT GGATCCTACTTAATTGACTCAGAGGGTAGAGTGGCTCTCAAATCTGTTGTACAACAAAATGGAAGAGGAGTCATGTGA
- the LOC109706655 gene encoding uncharacterized protein LOC109706655 isoform X2 has product MGEYSLPRQGRAAKKTSWRRTVATQAALCLALYGAFAVGRLQKPPGHGRRETLDLHFLSVAGLPRHPQLQTQLLLQAAKIFKAKFVLNIGELEEDDPFWHNATMYFRFLRIPWYTITVSQRQRYGNFVKRIALPHEQVLELIGIDTGSLQGFMHADNQSKISNEQVQWLQETLELSDSNWRIVVGFDPLMICDEEHTTERAKFYEPLHSLFIRHGVNAYLSTRGCVGYFYHDGTIMHIGNPTPSDKRRGAFLANKNVNNTSEVSNGFLVHRVTPLEIGSYLIDSEGRVALKSVVQQNGRGVM; this is encoded by the exons ATGGGAGAGTACAGTCTTCCCCGCCAGGGGCGGGCAGCAAAGAAGACGTCGTGGCGGCGGACGGTGGCGACGCAGGCGGCGCTCTGTCTGGCGCTGTACGGCGCATTCGCCGTCGGCCGGCTGCAGAAGCCCCCCGGCCATGGTCGAAGGGAGACGCTGGATCTTCACTTCTTGAGCGTCGCCGGACTGCCTCGGCATCCCCAGCTGCAGACCCAACTCCTCCTGCAG GCAGCGAAGATCTTCAAAGCAAAGTTTGTGCTGAATATTGGTGAACTTGAGGAGGATGATCCTTTTTGGCATAAT GCAACTATGTACTTCCGATTCTTGAGGATTCCCTG GTACACTATTACAGTTTCGCAACGACAACGATATGGAAACTTCGTAAAGAGAATTGCATTACCACACGAACAAGTTTTAGAACTTATTGGTATAGATACAGGGTCACTACAA GGATTCATGCATGCGGATAATCAAAGCAAGATTTCTAATGAACAAGTGCAGTGGTTGCAAGAGACTTTAGAACTAAGCGACAGTAACTG GCGCATTGTTGTTGGATTCGATCCGTTAATGATTTGCGATGAGGAGCATACAACAGAAAGAGCAAAGTTTTACGAGCCTTTACATAGTCTCTTTATTAGACATGGGGTG AATGCATACCTGAGCACACGAGGATGTGTCGGCTATTTCTATCACGACGGAACCATCATGCACATTGGGAATCCTACTCCTTCAGATAAAAGGCGTGGAGCTTTCTTGGCAAACAAAAATGTTAACAATACCAG TGAAGTGTCCAATGGCTTCCTTGTACACAGAGTTACTCCTCTAGAAATT GGATCCTACTTAATTGACTCAGAGGGTAGAGTGGCTCTCAAATCTGTTGTACAACAAAATGGAAGAGGAGTCATGTGA